The following are encoded together in the Onychostoma macrolepis isolate SWU-2019 chromosome 03, ASM1243209v1, whole genome shotgun sequence genome:
- the LOC131536479 gene encoding interferon-induced very large GTPase 1-like: protein MMSRPCLLLETLEDLSSDKLKTFKWYLKHDGHASPADVEQADAITDTVDLVLARCGRDAVKNTLDILRKMKENNLAQELEDKLKGLEDSEKGPAEERNMRESDYSLQEKNKGTGRAGIQTAQHLQQKKEHLFDRLHLDISHKLRAADVLQKSKHSLLSCESFAEEDLFQTCIQKLQMMDYRTRQIKTDQIVNTVHSMDVQMAVFHCADGVLKQLMVTKLSQCQFALPLLVPHPFTRHIEFPLWTFRQITKSWKIRNRNNEIISRTHPIYKAQTPMVFFFRFGSVSYSKSQLMNSLINEKHDTFFHRHCLDSIRSRVLMDGVVEIAWFCPSVKNTDKFSECVAFCNLHGDAGDHEKQLQILTEMSSVNVVLLSRLDRNDRNMIKLQECCECSKPLICVYTEEDFALSEAQTGQFKIGLKGRNPSRVSEELRGAIKVCLSESSHTFRLEDISKHSDIRVDEEDDEDCRRGREAAEQMMSLLENKDLTQIKDSFLPHQGKLWHQWSQKNKELHRPRGDETEMDMKKIRQQQHDSEISEFMELFIKQMCSNAEYIYMFFLQWLRILLDEYTSPGLSALNHKYHEKWSIVVKLKESNNNSEQLKSEQTELERISEDLQAANFGVEHIMREIGQIYESCSSVQKNKKDLQVDFSSLPSLAAEMMISGSPLELMDGDAACVPVIWISAVLDQLHQKLGDQRVFVLSVLGLRGSGKSTMLNAMFGLQFAVSAGRTTRGAFMQLIRVSDEMKTQMNTDYILVVETEGLRGPELTGRSTSDHDSELATFVVGLGNLTLINIFGENLCKMQDILQIVVQAFLRMRRVRLNPSCVFVHQNVSDITAGERNMEERRRLQETLDEMTKLAAKEEDCDEECFSDIIRFDVQNDVKYFTQLWEGSPPMAPPNPDYCENIKDLKMTIMSHASRGMMLKDLKDCIKDLWKALLNEESVFYFRNSQEISASLENECSKLTSVVMENESIQQKQIENDVIHEVDLQREQMDTCEVERTMSEPVEKDMDNDILIQRKTSKINEHQEDTVRKKRKRKFNEV from the exons GTTTAGAGGATTCAGAGAAAGGACcggcagaagaaagaaacatgaGAGAATCTGATTATTCACTACAG gaaaaaaacaagGGTACTGGAAGAGCAGGAATCCAGACAGCTCAACACCTACAGCAGAAAAAAGAGCATCTGTTTGACAGACTTCATCTTGATATCAGCCATAAACTCAGAGCTGCAGATGTTCTTCAGAAATCCAAACATTCATTACTGTCCTGTGAGTCTTTTGCTGAAGAAGACCTGTTTCAGACTTGCATACAAAAACTACAGATGATGGACTACAGAACAAGACAAATCAAAACCGATCAGATTGTAAACACTGTTCACTCGATGGATGTTCAGATGgctgtgtttcattgtgctGATGGTGTCCTGAAGCAGCTGATGGTCACTAAACTGTCCCAGTGTCAGTTCGCTCTGCCTCTGCTTGTTCCTCATCCATTCACACGACATATTGAGTTTCCTCTCTGGACATTCAGACAAATCACCAAGAGCTGGAAGATCAGAAACAGAAACAATGAGATCATCAGTCGAACCCATCCGATTTACAAAGCACAAACTCCAATGGTGTTTTTCTTCAGGTTTGGCTCTGTGTCTTACTCCAAGTCTCAGCTGATGAACAGTCTGATCAATGAGAAACACGACACGTTCTTCCACAGACACTGCCTAGACAGCATCAGATCCAGAGTCCTGATGGATGGAGTGGTGGAGATCGCCTGGTTCTGCCCCTCTGtgaaaaatacagataaattCAGTGAGTGTGTTGCGTTTTGTAATCTACACGGTGATGCAGGAGACCATGAGAAACAGCTGCAGATCCTCACTGAAATGAGCTCAGTCAATGTTGTTCTTCTGTCACGACTCGACAGGAATGACAGAAACATGATAAAACTTCAAGAATGCTGTGAGTGCTCAAAGCCACTCATTTGTGTTTACACTGAGGAAGATTTTGCTCTCTCTGAGGCACAAACAGGACAATTCAAAATCGGTCTAAAAGGCAGAAATCCGTCACGTGTATCTGAAGAACTCAGAGGAGCTATAAAGGTTTGTCTCTCAGAATCATCTCACACTTTCAGACTTGAAGATATTTCCAAACACTCAGACATCAGAGTAGATGAGGAAGATGATGAAGACTGCAGGAGAGGAAGAGAAGCAGCAGAGCAGATGATGAGTTTACTGGAGAATAAAGATCTGACACAAATCAAAGACTCATTTCTGCCTCATCAGGGGAAACTGTGGCATCAGTGGAGTCAGAAGAACAAAGAACTACATCGACCTCGAGGAGATGAGACAGAAATGGACATGAAGAAAATACGTCAACAGCAGCATGACTCTGAGATCAGtgagttcatggagctctttattaaacaaatgtgCTCAAatgctgaatatatatatatgttttttcttCAATGGCTCAGAATCCTACTGGATGAATATACATCACCTGGTCTTTCTGCTCTAAATCACAAATATCATGAAAAGTGGTCAATAGTTGTAAAACTGAAAGAGAGCAATAATAATTCTGAACAACTCAAATCTGAACAAACTGAACTTGAGAGAATATCTGAGGATCTTCAAGCAGCAAACTTTGGTGTGGAGCACATCATGAGGGAGATCGGTCAGATCTATGAATCATGTTCATCTGTGCAGAAGAACAAGAAAGACCTGCAGGTTGACTTCTCTTCTCTCCCGAGTCTCGCAGCAGAGATGATGATCTCTGGATCTCCACTGGAGCTGATGGATGGAGATGCTGCTTGTGTTCCTGTGATCTGGATCTCTGCTGTTCTGGATCAACTCCATCAGAAACTGGGAGATCAGAGAGTCTTTGTGCTGTCAGTTTTAGGGCTTCGAGGCTCTGGGAAATCCACCATGCTGAACGCCATGTTTGGACTCCAGTTTGCCGTCAGCGCTGGAAGAACAACCAGAGGAGCTTTCATGCAGCTGATCAGAGTCTCAGACGAGATGAAAACACAGATGAACACTGACTATATTCTGGTTGTTGAAACTGAGGGTCTTCGTGGTCCAGAACTGACTGGAAGATCAACAAGTGATCATGACAGTGAATTAGCCACATTTGTTGTTGGTCTTGGAAATCTGACACTGATCAACATCTTTGGAGAAAACCTATGTAAGATGCAGGACATTCTTCAGATTGTGGTTCAGGCCTTCCTGAGGATGAGGAGAGTCAGACTGAATcccagctgtgtgtttgtgcatcagAACGTGTCAGACATCACAGCTGGAGAGAGAAACATGGAGGAAAGGAGACGACTGCAGGAGACACTGGATGAGATGACAAAACTCGCTGCTAAAGAAGAAGACTGTGATGAAGAATGTTTCAGTGATATCATTAGATTTGATGTTCAGAATGATGTGAAGTATTTCACTCAGCTCTGGGAGGGAAGCCCACCGATGGCTCCACCAAACCCAGACTACTGTGAGAACATTAAAGATCTGAAGATGACTATTATGTCTCATGCCTCAagaggaatgatgctgaaagaCTTAAAAGATTGTATTAAAGATCTCTGGAAGGCTTTACTGAATGAAGAATCCGTCTTCTACTTCAGAAATTCTCAGGAGATTTCAGCTTCACTGGAGAATGAATGCAGCAAATTAACCAGTGTCGTGATGGAAAATGAAAgcatacaacaaaaacaaatagaaaatgATGTGATTCATGAGGTTGATCTTCAAAGAGAACAGATGGACACATGTGAAGTGGAAAGAACAATGTCTGAGCCCGTTGAGAAAGACATGGATAATGATATACTGATTCAGAGGAAAACATCAAAGATCAATGAGCATCAGGAAGACACTGtgagaaaaaagagaaagaggaaaTTCAATgaggtttaa